Genomic window (Staphylococcus debuckii):
TTAAAGAATGGTTGATAGGGGCTAATCTTAAAATTCATTTTGTATCTTTTTGAAATTCTCTTTTCAATAACGCATAGCGGGCAAAGTCTTCAAACTGACCACGTTCGAACAACTCATCTTTATCTGTCCCTACATATGTAAAGCCACAACGTTCAGCCACTCTGATGCTTGGCTGATTTTTTACATTAGCAATTATAGTTAACTTGTTTAACTTCAAAGTATTAAAAGCAAAGTCGCACAAGGTTTGAAGGCAACATGTAATGATACCTTTTCCTGTGTGTTTTTGAGCTAGCCAATAACCGATACTCGCTTTCTGATGGGTTTGGTCAATTTGATGCACATCAATCGTTCCGACTAATTCATTTTCTAAGAAAATAAAAAATAAGCGGCCTGTCCCTCTTGCATGTTGTGCTAACATCAATTTAATGAATTCAATTTCATCTTGTACTGTATTGGTATCATCGATAAAGGGTAAGTACTTAGATAAATACGCTCTATTTTCATCTATCACTTGAAATAATTGTTCTGCCATTATTAATTCTGGTTGGACTAATTTCAATTGATTATTAATAGGAATATAAGAAATTTGCATGCTTTCCCCTCATTTCTATGTGTTAATGATGAATAGGTTGATTATAGAATATTTGTCAGAATATTACAATATTAAATCGGACTTTAACTTAGAAGATTACATACTTTAATTGGAGGTTGCACAATGAAAATATTTGACTCACATTTTCACATTATTGATTATCGTTATCCTATTATTGAAAACCAAGGTTACTTGCCCCCTAATTATTTAATTAAAGATTACAAAAAAGATACTAAAAAGTTTGATATCGTAGGCGGCGCAGTAGTTTCTGGTTCTTTTCAAGGATTCGATCAACAATATTTAATTCACACACTCAATAAATTAGGAAACAGATTCTATGGAGTAACTCAACTACCTATTGATGTGTCAGATAAAGAAATCTTAAAGCTTAAATCACAGGGCGTTACTGCTGTGCGTTTCAATATTCAGCGAGGCGGTATAGAAAGTTTGAAAAATCTGCGGTATTTTTCTGAACGTATTTATGAATTGGCAGGTTGGCATACGGAACTCTATTTAAACGCTAAGACATTGTCGCAAATTGCAGATACTATAAAAGCTTTACCCCGTGTATCTATAGACCATCTAGGACTATCCAAGGAAGGTCTGCCGACATTATTAGATTTGGTTGACCATGGATTACATGTCAAAGCGACAGGTTTCAGTCGCGGTAACCTAGATGTAGTTGAAACCATGAAACAAATTTATGCAGTTAATTCTGAAGCGTTGATGTTCGGTACAGACTTGCCCTCAACGCGCGCACCCCAACCTTTTTCTCTGAATGACGTTAAAAAGATTCAAGATGCCTTTAATGAAGAAGCTTGCAGTAATATTTTTTATCATAACGCGCAAAATTGGTATCAAGAAAATATGTAAAAAAATAGAGCCGCTGATTATGATTGGGATAGTCATAACCAGCGACTCAGCTAGGGTATAGGATATTCTATTTAGATGAATGTTTCAAATTACAAGAAACGTTTAGCTGCTGTTGATAATGGTGGGATTTCATCTAAGTCTAATTTTTTATCTTCAGTGATTGATCTGTATGCCCATTTAGCATAGTTGATTGCTTCGTCAGGTACGATTTTACCTGGAAGTGGTGCAGCATTAGGATCAACGTGAACATCAACAATTGTTGGTCTATTTTCTTTGAATGCAGCTTCTACAACTGTGTCAATGTCAGATGGATCAGTTAATGTGTAACCAGCACCGCCACAAGCTTCAGCATATTTAGCCATATCCATTTCAGAGAAATCGATAGCATATTCTAATTCACCAGCTGCTTGTTGTTCATATTTAATGAAGGCTAATTCTTTGTTGTTCATAACAAAGATAACCATTGGCATATTATATTGAACTGCAGTTGCGAAGTCTTGCATTACCATTTGGAATGCACCGTCACCAGCAATACCGATAACTTGGCGGTTAGGGAATGCTACGTTTGATGCAATAGCACCTGGTAAAGCACAACCCATTGTACCTAACCAACTAGAAATGATGAATTCGTTACTTGGTTTCAAGCTAAGGTAACGCGTTGACCAAACTGTTGAAGTACCAACATCGATTGAGTAAACAGCATCATTGTCTGCTTCTCTGTTGATAACTTGCATTAAGTGTTCTGGACGAATTGGGAATGCATCATTATTAAGGTCTTTTTGCATCCATTCTTTCCAAGTTTTAAGATTGTCTAATGCTTCATTTAAGAATTTACGAGTTTTAACCGGTTTAACTAAATCAGTTAATTCAGTTAAAGCAATTTTAGCATCGCCGATAATACCAGCGTTAACATTGAAACGATGACCGATTGCTTTAGGATCAACGTCGATTTGTACTGCTTTGATATTTTTCTTAGGTAGGTAGTCAACGTAAGGATAGTTAGTACCAACCATGATTAATAAATCAGCGTTTTGTATTGCTTGATAAGAAGCTTTAGTACCGATTTTACCTAAGTTACCTAAGTTGTATGGGTGATCATCAGGAATGATTGTTTTTGCAGGTAACGTAATGATTGTCGGAATTTTAGCTTTGTTAATCAATGCTTCAACTTCTGGTCCAGCATGTTTTGCACCAGTACCCATTAATAATACAGGTTTTTTAGCTTTGTTAATTAATTTAGCAGCTTTTTTGATTTTAGATGGGTTTGGAGCTGGAATTGTAGGGCGTTTTTTGTTAACTGGTTTGTTAGTTGTATCTTTAACTTTGCGAGTTAACAAGTTGTTAGGCAAGATTAAAGTTGCCACACCTTTTTTCTCATAAGCTGTTTTAATTGCTTCATTAACGATGCCAAAGATATCGTCATCTTTTTCATTAATTTGTTTGTTATAAACAGATACATCTTCACATAGGCTTAGCAAGTTAGTTTCTTGGAAAGCTTTTGTACCAAGCAAGTTACTGTTTGATTGGCCAACAAGTACTAATTGAGGTACGCCGTCCATTTTAGCGTCGTACATACCATTTAATAAGTGAATTGCACCAGGTCCGCCAATTGCTAGTGATACCCCGATTTTACCAGTTAATTTTGTATAAGCTGCAGCTGCTAAGCTTCCAACTTCTTCATGACGTACATGATAGAATTTAATTTGTTCACTAACTGTACGTAAACTATCTACAACTGCATCGATAGAATCTCCTGGGATACCATATAAGTGATCAACATCCCATTGTAGTAATGCTTCTACAAGCGCTTGATTTGCTTTGATTTTTGCCATTTCAAAAATAGCCCCTTTCTATTTGTAAAAACTAACTGAATTCAAACTACCCTTTAGCGTTTGAAAAGTCGTTATGCTTTTGTGTCTATACAATGAATAACTCTTTCGCTACGTTAGTAGAAAAAGAGAATGAGGATGGGTAAAAGTACTGAACTAATTACCGCAGTTAATATCATTCCGATTGAACTGAAAGCTCCCGATTCCAGATCCATTTCAAGTGCTTTAGCCGTTCCGAATGCATGGGAGGCATTCCCATAAGCCATTCCTTTCGCGATGGACGATTTGAAGTGACCTATTTTCAGCAACAGAGAACCCAACATACTGCCGATTAAGCCGGTAGTAATGATAAAGAGTACAGTGATGGTATCTGCGCCGCCCATTTGGTGCGATACTTGAATACCGACTGCTGCTGTAATAGAACGCGGCAAGAGTGTTACAATATCTTCTTTCGAATAACCCAGTAATTTCAATGAAAAGAAGACTAACGTAAAGTTAAGTACCACTCCTGTAATAACACTTGCGAAAATGATATTAAAATTTTCGACGATTTTGTGTCGATTAATATATAGCGGATATGCTAAGCATACTACTGTACAGCTGAGAAGTTGGTTAATTACCTTACCACCAGACATGTACCCGCTATAATCTTGACGAAACAACACTAACACGATAATTATCCCTAGTGAAGCAATTAGGGCTGGATTAAGAAAAGGATTCTTGTATTTTTGTTGGATTTTCTTAGCGGCAAGGTACATGATAACGGTTAATGCAATCATTAAAATACCTTTAATCCAAATCATGATACATGATGTCCTTTAGTAACATGAGTTCTGTTCGCCATTTTTTCTGCAATAAGTCCAGAAGTAAACGCTACTGCAATAGTACCGAGTATAATAACAGCAAAGAAAACGATGAAGTTTAAATGAATATCACTTACAATATCCATGACTCCTACTACTGAAGGTATAAAGAAAAATACCATTGTAGTTAATAAGAAGTCTGCACCGTCTTTGACCCACTTGACAGGAATTATTTTAAATTGTAATAGTAGGAAAAAAAGTCCTAGGCCGACGATGCTTCCAGCTAATGGAATATGCAATAAGTGTTGGATGGTGTTGCCTAACATTGTAATGCCATAAATTACTATGACTTGTAATATTATTTTTAATGCTCTAGTTGTCATAAGCCAACACCTCTCCTTTAATTTAGTTGTATAGAGTGACTTATTTTTTAGTGATTCTGGTGTTTGAATCAGAGTGTAAATAAATCATTCTATGCTATTTCTTCTGACTTACAACCATTATTCTATGACAACTTTGTGTATAATAAAAATATCGATTTTGGATAGTAACTATTACTTTTTTCTATGTAAGCGATGTCATCTATTACTTTTCTTTCAAATGTGAAAATTTTAAAAACTTAACTGTGTCAGTATTGTGATGCTCAATCCATCTAGATGAAGCTTGGGATAAGCATATTTTCTGTTCAAAAAGAAAAACCAGGACATCATTATGTCCCAGCCTCCCTATTATTTATTCCGTTGTAGTTAATGCAGTTTTCATGTAGTCAATATATTCTCTTGTAGCATAATTGATATACTTTTCTTTTTTCCATATAACGCCAAGCTGCCAACGCATTGCGTCATCATTAATCTTCAGACTATGTATCGGCCCATTCAACATTTTCACAATATTTTCAGGCAAAATACTAACTCCTAAACCTTCCGTCAATAAATTCTCAATAAAGTTCCACTGCGAAATTTTAGAAATTGTTTTAGGGACAAATCCAGAACGTTTTGCTGTTTCAATTATTTTATCATTCAAGTAAAAATCCTCATTGAAAAGAATAAAATCTTCATTGGCTAGTTCTTTCATTTCCACCTTATCTTTACGGGCCAATGGATGCGTTTCGCTGACTACTAGCAATAAATCTTCATTATATAGAGGAATTGATTCAAAGATTGCGTTATCCACTGGCAGAGTAGTAATACCTATATCAATTTCATTACTGATAATTTGTTGTTCTAAGGCTTTACCGCCGTTTTCAACGAGATTATAAGTAATGTTAGGATACATCTGATGAAAATCACCTAACGTTTCTATAAACTTATTCATATTCATCACAGCAGACAAGCCAATACTGATATGTCCCGCTTCTAACCCTTTCAATTGATTCACTTCTTTAGGGAGGTTATCGAAAAGGTTCATAATTTCTAGTGATTTCTTATAAAAAATCTCACCGCTATCTGTAAGAGATAAATGACGTTTACTGCGATCAAATAAAGGACTTCCCAATTCATTTTCTAAATCCTTAATTGCTTTACTGATTGTTGGTTGAGCGACGTATAATTCCTTTGATGCATTTGTCATACCGCCTTGTTGAACAATGGCAATAAAGTAGCTCATTTGTTTAATATCCATTTGAATGTCCTCCTTTCTACATTTAATTTTATTCTCAATTTAAAGATAGCCAGTTTTGTTAAAATATTCAACTTTAAGCATGAATGAAGCGAGACATAAATAACATTGGTTGAAATGATTACGTCATGTCGCTTCTCCAAAATTAATTAGAAATAAGCACATTTCTATTCAGATAGCTACTGCCAGTTCAAAAAGTAAGAGCTGAGACAAAAACTTGTCCCAGCCCCCTCTGGCTTACTTAATAATATCAATCAATTCTTTTTTCGCTGCTGCACGTGCAGGAATCCAACCAAATACAACACCTATTAATGTTGAAACACCTACAGCTAATAGCACTGAGCCTAGACTGACTACACTCTTGATGTAGCTTGGTGTGACTGCATCAACGAGTGATGCGATAGCAATACCAAGTATTAAACCGATAATACCACCTATTAAACACAAGACCACACTCTCGACTAAAAACTGTATCTCAATATCTCGTGCTTTAGCTCCAAATGCACGCCGTATCGCAATTTCTTCAGAACGTTCTGCAACCGAAATATACATCACGTTCATTACTCCGATACCAGCAATAAAGAGTGAAATACCTGCTACTGCTGCTACAAAGTATGTGATACCGTCAAATATTTTAGTAATACCTTTCATCATTTGTTCGGTATCAGAATACTGATAAGTCCCTGCTGATTGCCCAGAACCTTTTTCACTTAATTTTTTAGCTACTTTATTAGCTACTTCTTTTTTGTTGCTGCCTTCATCTAATTTAATTTCAAGTTGAGCCATATTTTGAGTAAGATTCGGCAAATAATGATCGAATGTTTTCGTAGGCATATAAACAGTATTTTCCTCTGTACCTTCATTAGCAATGCCTATTACTTTAAACCCTTCTTCTCCAATGAAAAGTGTCTTACCGATTGCTTCATTATGAAATACTTTTTTAGCAATTTGATTGTCGACAGTTATTACTTTTTCTTCAAGCTCATTATCATCTGAAGAAAATCCATGTCCTTTATCTACGCTATCATAGGAATTCTTTTTATATACATTGAGGTCTCCATGATGTTGGCTATTAGTCATTTTGGCTTGGAAAGACTGATTCTTGTCTTCCTTTTTATGCGCACTTGCAACACCATCAACACGTTCAGCTGTCTGTATATCATTAGGAGAAAAAGGATCTGTTTTCTCATTAGAGTCTCCTGTCGGTATAAAGTTAATAATCGCTGCATCTTTAGAAGCACCTGAATCAGAGAATTGCTCTGAAGCTGTCTTCTTAAAACCATTACCTAATGACATTATGGTAATAACTGCTGCTATCCCTATGATAATACCAATCATAGTGAAGATATTACGGCGTTTATTCTTCATAATTGAACGAAGTGATACGGATAATATATTTGCTAATCGATTCATCGTATCACCTCTTCTTTTTGAATACGACCATCCAATATATGAATGATACGGTCTGCTTGTTCTGCCACTTCGCGGTCGTGCGTTACCATAATCATAGTAGTATGTTTTTCTTTATTCAATTTAGTAAACAACTCCATGATGTCTTCTGAAGTTTTGGAGTCTAAAGCCCCTGTAGGTTCATCGGCAATGATGAAATCTGGTCGATTCACTATAGAGCGTGCAATCGCTACACGTTGCTGTTGGCCCCCAGACAATTTATTCGGAACTAAGTTTTCTTTATCATATAGCCCCACGTCATGCAATGTGCTTAATACTCTCTTTTTTCTTTCTTGACTTCCTATACCTGCATAAACTAAAGGAATGCTGACATTTTCTAAAATGGTATTATTTTGTATTAATTTAAAGTTCTGGAAGACAAAACCTACCACGTGGTTTCTGATTTCAGCTAACTTATTATCCGAACTGCGTTTATAATTTTTTCCATTGAATAAATAATCACCACTATATCCGCGGTCAATAAAGCCGATAATATTAATCAATGTACTTTTACCTGAACCAGATGGCCCCATTATGGCAATAAATTCTCCTTTATTAATTTCAAGGTTGATATCCTTTAAAATATGGTTGGTTTTATCACCGTTTTTAAAAGAGCGATTTATGTTTTTTAATTTAATCATTTCGCCACCTCTATCTTATCTCCACTTTTTAAAGAAGATTTAGGGTGCTTAACAAGTTTGTCTCCTTCCTTCAAGCCTGATTTCACATATTTTTGTCCATCTCTTTCTTCTATTTTAATTTGACGTTTTTCCACTTTATTATGTTTATCAATTACGTAAACATAATTACCTTTGGTTAAAACGCTTGATGGTAATTTAATAGCATGAGAAGGAACTGAAACATCTAATGAGAAACCTGCTCTGACTGGTTTTGAAAGGTTGCTGATAACTACATTATATTTTGAAGCGTCACTTGAGCCGCCCTTTTCATCAACGTCGTTTACAACAGGATTTGAAGCTTGGCTTGCAGCGCCTCCTTCTTGACCTTCGCCTGCATCGTCTCCTCCGCTGGACATGCCAGCTGATCCACCGCTGTCACCTTGCAAATTGTCTTCATAACTTGTAGGCAATTCTGAAACTTGCTTGATTTGGCCAGTTCCTTTTTCGCCAGTGCTGTTGACTTTGAAATCAACTTCTTTACCTTTTTTAATTTTGTTAAGGTCATATTCAGACACTGTAGTTTTTATCTGAGGCTCATTGGAAACCAGTTGTAAAATTGTTTGGCCATCATTTGGTTGATCGCTTTGCACGATTTGGATTGTTCCTGGGAAACTTGCATAGATGCTGTCATTCACTTGATTATCAAAATCGTTTAATGCTTTATACGCCTTATTTAATTGTGTAAATGTATTATCATCATTCGGTGCTTTATTTCTTGCTTGCTGTGCTTGGTTCACCTTATTTACAAGGTCTTCTCTTGAATTTCCGCTCGTATCATAACTGATAAGCGGTTGTCCTTTTTCTACCTTTTGCCCGTCTGAAACTAATGTATATAAATAGTTACCAACAGAACTATTATTTAAATAAGATTTTACTGAATAAGGGGAAGCTTTCCCTTGCATAGTTAAGGGACTTTCATATTTAGTTTTATA
Coding sequences:
- a CDS encoding LrgB family protein; amino-acid sequence: MIWIKGILMIALTVIMYLAAKKIQQKYKNPFLNPALIASLGIIIVLVLFRQDYSGYMSGGKVINQLLSCTVVCLAYPLYINRHKIVENFNIIFASVITGVVLNFTLVFFSLKLLGYSKEDIVTLLPRSITAAVGIQVSHQMGGADTITVLFIITTGLIGSMLGSLLLKIGHFKSSIAKGMAYGNASHAFGTAKALEMDLESGAFSSIGMILTAVISSVLLPILILFFY
- a CDS encoding efflux RND transporter periplasmic adaptor subunit, encoding MKRKTIWIISIIAAILVLFIIALVVKKTSGDSDNKNTYEVYKTKYESPLTMQGKASPYSVKSYLNNSSVGNYLYTLVSDGQKVEKGQPLISYDTSGNSREDLVNKVNQAQQARNKAPNDDNTFTQLNKAYKALNDFDNQVNDSIYASFPGTIQIVQSDQPNDGQTILQLVSNEPQIKTTVSEYDLNKIKKGKEVDFKVNSTGEKGTGQIKQVSELPTSYEDNLQGDSGGSAGMSSGGDDAGEGQEGGAASQASNPVVNDVDEKGGSSDASKYNVVISNLSKPVRAGFSLDVSVPSHAIKLPSSVLTKGNYVYVIDKHNKVEKRQIKIEERDGQKYVKSGLKEGDKLVKHPKSSLKSGDKIEVAK
- the cidR gene encoding cidABC operon transcriptional activator CidR; protein product: MDIKQMSYFIAIVQQGGMTNASKELYVAQPTISKAIKDLENELGSPLFDRSKRHLSLTDSGEIFYKKSLEIMNLFDNLPKEVNQLKGLEAGHISIGLSAVMNMNKFIETLGDFHQMYPNITYNLVENGGKALEQQIISNEIDIGITTLPVDNAIFESIPLYNEDLLLVVSETHPLARKDKVEMKELANEDFILFNEDFYLNDKIIETAKRSGFVPKTISKISQWNFIENLLTEGLGVSILPENIVKMLNGPIHSLKINDDAMRWQLGVIWKKEKYINYATREYIDYMKTALTTTE
- a CDS encoding pyruvate oxidase, whose translation is MAKIKANQALVEALLQWDVDHLYGIPGDSIDAVVDSLRTVSEQIKFYHVRHEEVGSLAAAAYTKLTGKIGVSLAIGGPGAIHLLNGMYDAKMDGVPQLVLVGQSNSNLLGTKAFQETNLLSLCEDVSVYNKQINEKDDDIFGIVNEAIKTAYEKKGVATLILPNNLLTRKVKDTTNKPVNKKRPTIPAPNPSKIKKAAKLINKAKKPVLLMGTGAKHAGPEVEALINKAKIPTIITLPAKTIIPDDHPYNLGNLGKIGTKASYQAIQNADLLIMVGTNYPYVDYLPKKNIKAVQIDVDPKAIGHRFNVNAGIIGDAKIALTELTDLVKPVKTRKFLNEALDNLKTWKEWMQKDLNNDAFPIRPEHLMQVINREADNDAVYSIDVGTSTVWSTRYLSLKPSNEFIISSWLGTMGCALPGAIASNVAFPNRQVIGIAGDGAFQMVMQDFATAVQYNMPMVIFVMNNKELAFIKYEQQAAGELEYAIDFSEMDMAKYAEACGGAGYTLTDPSDIDTVVEAAFKENRPTIVDVHVDPNAAPLPGKIVPDEAINYAKWAYRSITEDKKLDLDEIPPLSTAAKRFL
- a CDS encoding ABC transporter permease, with product MNRLANILSVSLRSIMKNKRRNIFTMIGIIIGIAAVITIMSLGNGFKKTASEQFSDSGASKDAAIINFIPTGDSNEKTDPFSPNDIQTAERVDGVASAHKKEDKNQSFQAKMTNSQHHGDLNVYKKNSYDSVDKGHGFSSDDNELEEKVITVDNQIAKKVFHNEAIGKTLFIGEEGFKVIGIANEGTEENTVYMPTKTFDHYLPNLTQNMAQLEIKLDEGSNKKEVANKVAKKLSEKGSGQSAGTYQYSDTEQMMKGITKIFDGITYFVAAVAGISLFIAGIGVMNVMYISVAERSEEIAIRRAFGAKARDIEIQFLVESVVLCLIGGIIGLILGIAIASLVDAVTPSYIKSVVSLGSVLLAVGVSTLIGVVFGWIPARAAAKKELIDIIK
- a CDS encoding CidA/LrgA family protein; this encodes MTTRALKIILQVIVIYGITMLGNTIQHLLHIPLAGSIVGLGLFFLLLQFKIIPVKWVKDGADFLLTTMVFFFIPSVVGVMDIVSDIHLNFIVFFAVIILGTIAVAFTSGLIAEKMANRTHVTKGHHVS
- a CDS encoding amidohydrolase family protein, with product MKIFDSHFHIIDYRYPIIENQGYLPPNYLIKDYKKDTKKFDIVGGAVVSGSFQGFDQQYLIHTLNKLGNRFYGVTQLPIDVSDKEILKLKSQGVTAVRFNIQRGGIESLKNLRYFSERIYELAGWHTELYLNAKTLSQIADTIKALPRVSIDHLGLSKEGLPTLLDLVDHGLHVKATGFSRGNLDVVETMKQIYAVNSEALMFGTDLPSTRAPQPFSLNDVKKIQDAFNEEACSNIFYHNAQNWYQENM
- a CDS encoding GNAT family N-acetyltransferase codes for the protein MQISYIPINNQLKLVQPELIMAEQLFQVIDENRAYLSKYLPFIDDTNTVQDEIEFIKLMLAQHARGTGRLFFIFLENELVGTIDVHQIDQTHQKASIGYWLAQKHTGKGIITCCLQTLCDFAFNTLKLNKLTIIANVKNQPSIRVAERCGFTYVGTDKDELFERGQFEDFARYALLKREFQKDTK
- a CDS encoding ABC transporter ATP-binding protein, translated to MIKLKNINRSFKNGDKTNHILKDINLEINKGEFIAIMGPSGSGKSTLINIIGFIDRGYSGDYLFNGKNYKRSSDNKLAEIRNHVVGFVFQNFKLIQNNTILENVSIPLVYAGIGSQERKKRVLSTLHDVGLYDKENLVPNKLSGGQQQRVAIARSIVNRPDFIIADEPTGALDSKTSEDIMELFTKLNKEKHTTMIMVTHDREVAEQADRIIHILDGRIQKEEVIR